The nucleotide sequence GAAGTTTTGTGTAAAGTGTAACAAACATACCCTACATAAAGAAAGTAAATAGGAGGCTATTAAAATGGCAGTCAAACAAAAAGCTACAGAACAAAAGAGTAAGTTAGTTGAAGTATTAACCACTGAGTACAGATGGGAAAATTTACTACTTGGTGTTCTAGCGTCTTTATCCCTAGCTTTATCCATCATGATTTTAAGTGGTATCTTAACCACAGAAGATGGTCCAATCCCACTAATTTCAGACTATCCTAATCTATTTGCAGGTATTTTATTGGGTATTTCCATCATTGGTTTGTTACTTGTTATTTATCCGTTCTTCGTACCAGCATTACCAGAATTAAAGAAAATGTCTTGGCCAACCTGGGCAGTTTATTTAGATGCAAGCGTACGCGTGATGATTTTCGTCATCTTCTTCGCAATGTTATTCTTCGCATTCGACTTACTGATCGCTAACGTTACAGGGAACTTATTCTAATGATTGATCCACGTCGCTGGTATATCGTGCAAACCTATTCCGGTTACGAATCGTCTGTCAAGGAAGACCTTGAACGCCGTATCGAATCGATGGGGATGCAAAACCTGATTTTTAGAGTGGTTTTGCCGGAAGAAACTTATATTGAAAAAGATAAGAATGGCAATCCAAAAGAGAAAGTAAGAAAGATGTTCCCAGGGTATGTCTTTGTTGAGATGATCATCACTGATGATTCTTGGCACGTCATCCGTAATACACCAAAAGTAACTGGCTTCTTAGGGTCATCCGGTGGTAGAACCAAACCGGTTCCACTCCCACAAGATGAAATCAATGCCATCCTTCTTAAAGTTGGTATCATTGAAAAACCAACCTTCAAACACCCAATTGGGTCAGTTGTCAATATTATTTCAGGCCCATTTGCAGGTCAATCTGGTCAAGTTATTTCCTTTGATAATGATAAAGAAACAGCCATCATTTCGATTGAATTCTTCGGCCGTGGTACCCCAACTGAAGTATCCTTTGATCAAGTAGAAAATCAAAAGTGAGTCCGCGGACTCACTTTTTTAATATTAATTTTACGCCATCGGTGTCTTCGGTGTGAATGATACCCTGATGGATGGTATAAGGCATCTTCAAATCATCTAAGGCTTGGATGGCGCGATTGTATGCTTCATCTGTGCTCAGAACATAAGTGACATCCAAAAGACCTACCGAATCTGCTTTAGCTTTCACTGGATTTGCCCAAGTGTTTAACGCTAAATGATGATGGTATGCTTTTGAAGACAAGAAATGTGCACTGTGTACATTTAAAAACAGGTTGTATCCCAAAACTTTCTGATAGAAATTGGAACTGTTTTTCAAATTGATTGTATGTTGGTGCATATGACCTAAAATGGTATTCGAATCTATTTTTGTAAATATGCTCGGATTGATTTTTAGATAATAATCATAGTCAAATGGTTGATTTTCAACCTTTTCAGGGTGTGTATCGATGTCTTTCCAATAGGTAGGGTCTTTATCGACATAGAGCTCAATACCATTGCCATCGGGGTCATTTAAATATAGGGCATCCGAAATGCCGTGATCTGCGCCACCTGTAATGGGGTATTTGTTTTTCGCGATGTGATAGACCAATTGTCCTAAAGCCTTTTTAGTAGGTAGTAGGTATGCGACGTGATACAAACCTTGAACAGGTTGTCTCGGTGACGCATTTAAGTCGATAAAAGTCTTTAAAATCACATCGCTACCATTAATGGTATAATAAATGTGTTCAGGCGTTTCTTCATAGATAGAAAAGCCTAAAATATGTGTATAAAAATATTTAGATTTTTCCACATTTCGAATTTTTAATGATAACGATACTGGATAGACAGCATCGGGTTGATGATAGATACTCATGGTGATTCACCTCACATATGGATAGTATAACATTTCGAATTCGAAATATAAAATGATTTGCTTAAGGAGATAGTTATGAAGACATTACAAATGATTGAATTGCTCAAAATCCATGAAGATTTAGCGAGCTTAAAACCGATGAGAATCGGAGTTTTACCCAACGATGGGTTGATTATTCCTGGATTTCCGGAAGCATTGTTAACATTCGATTTGGATCAATTCACGATTTATACCTTTGAAGGACTCATTAAACTGACGTACGAACATCAAAAATACACCTTTTCATTCAGTGAGATTAAAGAGATCGAAATGGGTAAATATAACTTCAAAGATCGCTATCTTAAAATTACCTTTAAAGATGATAGGTACGTCGCTTTCAGCTATCATTTAAATGATAAAAAGTACCCTGATCAAAGCACACTCATAGAGGCCTTCATGCATAAACTGGAGTCTCTGGCAAATTAGTTTTCATTTTTGATTGACATTATTACTATGTAATGATAAAATAACAAGGCGTGTATGGATACACCGTAGTGGAAGGATGGCGTAAAGCAGATCCGCTGACCACATACTCATAGGATAAAGGAGGTTGTGTCACATGGCTAAAAAAGTAGTCAAAGTTGTCAAATTGCAAATTGCAGCAGGTAAGGCGAATCCAGCCCCACCAGTAGGACCAGCACTTGGTCAAGCAGGGGTTAACATTCCTCAATTCTGCACCCAATTCAACGAAGCAACAAAAGACAAAGTCGGTTATGTTATTCCGGTAGTGATTTCAGTATTTGATGATCGTTCATTTACATTCGTAACAAAAACACCACCAGCAAGCGACTTAATCAAGAAAGCAGCAAATATTCAAAGCGGCTCTAAAAATGCATTAAAACAAAAAGTTGGTTCGATCAAACGTGATAAGTTGAAAGAATTAGCTACATTGAAGATGCCAGATTTGAATGCCTACACAGTTGAAGCAGCAATGAAGATTCTTGAAGGAACTGCAAGACAAATGGGCGTTACCATCGAAGACTAATTCGGTGGCAGTACCAAAATAATTTAGATATCATCATCTAAATTGTGGGAGGATATCCCGCTAGACCACATTTTAGGAGGAAACCATATGAAGAGAGGAAAAAAATACGTCGAAGCTGCAAAATTAGTTGACAAAACTAAGAAATATGCAACAGCTGAGGCGTTCGATTTAGTTGGTAAAACATCGACTACTAAGTTTGATGCAACTGTCGAAATTGCTTTTCGCTTAAACATTGACCCACGTAAGGCTGAACAAAACCTTCGTGGCGCAATCGTTTTACCTCATGGAACCGGAAAAACCCAACGCGTTGTAGTTATTGCACGCGGTGAAAAAGCTAAAGAAGCTCTTGCAGCTGGCGCAGATTTTGCAGGCGACACTGAATTGATTCAAAAAATAGCTGGCGGCTGGTTCGATTTCGATGTCATGGTTGCGACACCAGATATGATGGCTGAACTTGGTAAATTAGGTAGAGTTTTAGGTCCTAAAGGCCTAATGCCAAACCCTAAGACAGGTACAGTTACATTGGACGTAACTAAGGCAGTTAAAGAAATCAAGAATGGTAAAATTGAGTACCGTGTTGATAAGGTTGGTAACATTCAAGCGCCAATCGGTAAAGTATCATTCGGTTCTGAAAAATTAGCAGAAAATGCAAAGACAATTTATCAAGTATTAAATCGTATTAAACCAACAACCGTTAAAGGTGTATACATGAAGAACATCACTGTATCATCCACAATGGGACCTGGCATCCGTCTTGATGAAGAATCATTAAGAGGATAATTACTTAAAAA is from Paracholeplasma manati and encodes:
- the secE gene encoding preprotein translocase subunit SecE — protein: MAVKQKATEQKSKLVEVLTTEYRWENLLLGVLASLSLALSIMILSGILTTEDGPIPLISDYPNLFAGILLGISIIGLLLVIYPFFVPALPELKKMSWPTWAVYLDASVRVMIFVIFFAMLFFAFDLLIANVTGNLF
- the nusG gene encoding transcription termination/antitermination protein NusG, whose protein sequence is MIDPRRWYIVQTYSGYESSVKEDLERRIESMGMQNLIFRVVLPEETYIEKDKNGNPKEKVRKMFPGYVFVEMIITDDSWHVIRNTPKVTGFLGSSGGRTKPVPLPQDEINAILLKVGIIEKPTFKHPIGSVVNIISGPFAGQSGQVISFDNDKETAIISIEFFGRGTPTEVSFDQVENQK
- a CDS encoding VOC family protein; amino-acid sequence: MSIYHQPDAVYPVSLSLKIRNVEKSKYFYTHILGFSIYEETPEHIYYTINGSDVILKTFIDLNASPRQPVQGLYHVAYLLPTKKALGQLVYHIAKNKYPITGGADHGISDALYLNDPDGNGIELYVDKDPTYWKDIDTHPEKVENQPFDYDYYLKINPSIFTKIDSNTILGHMHQHTINLKNSSNFYQKVLGYNLFLNVHSAHFLSSKAYHHHLALNTWANPVKAKADSVGLLDVTYVLSTDEAYNRAIQALDDLKMPYTIHQGIIHTEDTDGVKLILKK
- the rplK gene encoding 50S ribosomal protein L11; translated protein: MAKKVVKVVKLQIAAGKANPAPPVGPALGQAGVNIPQFCTQFNEATKDKVGYVIPVVISVFDDRSFTFVTKTPPASDLIKKAANIQSGSKNALKQKVGSIKRDKLKELATLKMPDLNAYTVEAAMKILEGTARQMGVTIED
- the rplA gene encoding 50S ribosomal protein L1, which translates into the protein MKRGKKYVEAAKLVDKTKKYATAEAFDLVGKTSTTKFDATVEIAFRLNIDPRKAEQNLRGAIVLPHGTGKTQRVVVIARGEKAKEALAAGADFAGDTELIQKIAGGWFDFDVMVATPDMMAELGKLGRVLGPKGLMPNPKTGTVTLDVTKAVKEIKNGKIEYRVDKVGNIQAPIGKVSFGSEKLAENAKTIYQVLNRIKPTTVKGVYMKNITVSSTMGPGIRLDEESLRG